The genomic segment GGTGCCCGCGGCGGAGAGTTGGATGCCAAGGCGGCCGATGAGCAGTTGAAAACGGTGCGCCGTACCGGCTATCCGGTGTTTTTCGCCGTCGATTTCGACATCACGCTGGAGCAGTGGAATTCCGTTGCTGTGGAGTATTTCCGCGCCGCGTGCAAGGTGCTGGGGCGTGACCGCGTCGGTATCTACGGGCATTCGCGGGTGTGTGATTGGGCGCGCCAAGACGGGGTGATTGGCTCCGCCGGTGGAGGGAAATTCCTGCAGTGGCAGACCACGAGCTGGTCCCGCGGTGCGGTGTCGCCGCACGCGGTGTTGCTGCAATCTACCCACAACGTTACCGGCCCTGACGGGGTACAGGTCGACGTGAACCAAGTGCTGCACCCCTACTGGGGCCAGCACCCACCCAGCTTAAAGACAACTAACACGCCCCCGCCCAGTGCGGGGGCTTCGCATAAAAGGAGTGATGGGAACGTGTTGAAGCCACAGCACGGCAGACGTGGAGACCCCGTATGGCTCCCCGAGGTGTTACGCGCATTCGGGGTGCAGGTACGTGAAATGCCCGGCTGGAAACAGTGGGGAATGGGCGACTTCGACAATATCGAAGGAGTGGCCTGTCACCACACTGCTGGTGCGGCCACCTCTGCAGAGTACATTGCACGCAACCCGATGCTCGGCCACGGGCTATCGAGCCAGATTCACCTAGCGCGTGATGGTGTGGTGACGCTGTGCGGAGCGGGTATCGCTTGGCATTACGGCGCTGCTGATTCTTGGGCGAATGTGCCGCAGATTTTCAAGGGATATGTCACTCGCAAGTCGAATGGTAAGCCTACCTCGTTCACGGCCGCGAATGCGCTGATGATCGGTATCGAGGCGGTCAACAAGGGCGACGGCACACAACCGTGGCCGGAGAAACAACTGGACGCCTACGCCCGCACCTGCGCCGCGATTTGCTGGTTCCTCGGCTTGCCTGTGTCCCGCGTGATCGGACATAAGGAGGGCGCGCCCTCCCGAAAGATCGATCCGAACTTCGACATGGATGCCTTCCGCCGCCGTGTCGACGTGCATATCAAAAACCCCCCATTCCTTAACTCCCCGAAGGAGGCCCCCATGGCTATGCCACGGATCATTACATCCCTGATCAATCCGAAGGTGAAGTTCCAAGATGACTTCATGCTGTCGATTATTGACGCAACCTGCTGGAAGAACCACGCGCTGCTGCGCAAACTGTGCGAGGAATCCAACCTCGACCCCGATCAAATCATCAACGACGCTATCGCCGCCGACCGGGCGAAGCAGTAACAGAAAGAAGGAATAACTATGACTCTTGATTCTATCCGCGCCGCTGTGCCCGCCAGCTATCGCGGCACGCTGTACGCCGTGGTGGCCGCCGTAGCACCGGCCCTGATCGCGTGGGGCGTGCTCGGCGAGGAGCAAGCCGCCGCTGTGGTGGGTGTCGCGACCGCTGCGGTGACGCTGCTGTTTGCCGTCATCCACTCCACGAGCAGCGTACGCACCGCTGTTTATGGTGTGATCGCGGCCGTGACCGCCGCGCTTGCCGTGTGGGGCTACGGGGATCCCGCCCAGTGGGACACGATCCTAGCGATTGTCGCCCCCGCGCTGGGTATGGGTGTGGCCGCCGCTAACACCCCCGCCGGCGAGGACTACACCGCCGCACACGCCGCCGAATAACAGGAGGTCACATCATGCCGATCGAGCATTTACCTCCCCGCTGGAGGCGCGTAGCCAACCGCGTACGGAGCTGGGCTATGACCGACAGCGCCGTGATGATCATCCTCGGTATCGGCATGATCCTGCGCGGCTGCTCCTACGTGCCAGTGGTGCTCGGCGCCCCGCCCAGGTCCGGTAGCCACCCCGTGGAGTTCATACTGGACATTCAGCAAATCGGGTGGGCGTGGATCGTTATTGGTCTAGTCACATCGGTGCTGGCGTTCATGCACCATCCACGCCTTGATGCGCTCTTCCTCGGCCTTGCAGTGGGCCTGCACGTGATGTGGGGCGGCTCATTCGTTTTTGCAACAATCACGGGTGGATCCCCGCGCGGATGGGTCTCCTCCATCTCGTATTTCATGGTCGCAGCGATTGTGATGTGGGCTGTGTGGCGCGGAAAGCGCGGCGACATGCCCTCCGATAGAGAATGGGGGATGCATGGGTGAGAGCATGCTGGCGCTGGCCGGGACCTGTGTGATCGCGCTTGCGACGATCTGGTCCACGCGCGTCACTCAGAAGACCAAAAGGCATTCGGATGATCAGTCCAGCCAGGCAGATCAGATCAAGTGGTTGTCCGAGGAGGTGCGGAAAATGCGGACTGATTTGGATGAGGAGATCAGTAAGCGGCGCGCCTCGGAGTACCAGAATCACCTTCTGAAGCTTGCGCTACGGGACCATATCGCCTTCGTTGATGAAGTGGCGGTGTGGATCGAAAAGGGTGCTGTGCCGCCGCCGCCGGACCCGCCGTCCCCTGAACTGCGCAAACTACTAGAAACAGACTGAAATTAGCCCCCGCCGGGTAGGTCACATGGACCGCTTGGCGGGGGCTTTTTCTCGTGTTTTAGGTCTTCTACACCTGTGAGGCCTTGATGGTGATGCGCTCGATTGGGGTGTCCCATACTCGCGCGGCCATTCCTGCGGCGATTTCCTCAGTGACTTCGCGGCGCTCTGGGGCGTCTTCCCCCTCGTCCAGCGTGAAGGTGGAGGGGTCTGCCCAGTACACCTCGGGCCAAAAATCGGCGGCGAGGTCTTTATCGCCGAAGATGTCGTTCTCGGCGATGATCTGCTCCACCAGCCCGTCGAGGCTGCTGTCAGTCAGGATCTGCTCGCCGGCGCCGTCGATCTGGTGGGTCCAGCGAATGATCATGGTGTAGGTGGTGCTCATGGTGGGGTTCCTTTCGGTGTGTTCCTTTTTGCTTACACCTTCATATTACACAACATGTAGGTTGTAGTACAACATATGGGGGCGTGATGTGTGCCACATTTAAGATTTATTCTTCAGGCGATACACCTGCGTACTCGTCAACCCACTAGCCGCGATGATGTCCGTGCCGCGCGCACCAGCGGCAAAAGCATCACGAATCGCCTTATCCCGCTGCCACCGGGCCGCCTTCAGGGTGTCCTCGGCCTGCTCTACCTCCCGTGAAAGGTCCTCCACTAGCTCCAGCTCCCGGCGCGCCATGTCACCGCTCTCGTGGGCATTCTTCACCGCCTCGATGAGGAAGTCCCGATCATCGTCCGAGATGTCGTCACGGTCGATCGTGGTGCTGTCCGTCTTCTCTATCTGGGAGATGTAGTTTTCCACCGACTCTGCTGCGGCATGCTCATCCATGCCGTACTTGCCGGAGATGAAATATGCGATGTCCTGCGCGTCCATGGTGGGGTCCTTTCTTGGTGGTTGTGTTTGTCTTTAGGCGGCGTAGGCGAGGGGCTTGAGTTCGTCGATGAGGGCCGAGGCTTCGCGCACCGTCATGGCGTCGAAGTCCACCTCGCGGGTGTCGCCAGCCTTGGCGAGCAGCGACTGGATGTAGGAGCGCTGCTTCTCGGTGGGCTTAGCGGTGCTCTCTAACGGCGCGTTCTTGACCGGGGCGGCGAGCAGTGCCTCGATAATCTTGGAGGCCTCCCAGCTGGTGCAGGCACCCTCAAGCGCGGCATCGAGGTCTAGGCGCGGGTAGAGCTGCATGTCTACTGTCATGCCTTCGCCGTCTTGGTAGGCGCCGGTGCGGCGTGCCAAGGAGGCGATGAAGCTCTGCTGCTTGGGG from the Corynebacterium ciconiae DSM 44920 genome contains:
- a CDS encoding glycoside hydrolase domain-containing protein; its protein translation is MATVIDYAARSISAAAIRDAGHLGAVRYCSPPREAWMKAKPVSAPEMQELKKHALDVAFVWQYGGANNPDVMRGARGGELDAKAADEQLKTVRRTGYPVFFAVDFDITLEQWNSVAVEYFRAACKVLGRDRVGIYGHSRVCDWARQDGVIGSAGGGKFLQWQTTSWSRGAVSPHAVLLQSTHNVTGPDGVQVDVNQVLHPYWGQHPPSLKTTNTPPPSAGASHKRSDGNVLKPQHGRRGDPVWLPEVLRAFGVQVREMPGWKQWGMGDFDNIEGVACHHTAGAATSAEYIARNPMLGHGLSSQIHLARDGVVTLCGAGIAWHYGAADSWANVPQIFKGYVTRKSNGKPTSFTAANALMIGIEAVNKGDGTQPWPEKQLDAYARTCAAICWFLGLPVSRVIGHKEGAPSRKIDPNFDMDAFRRRVDVHIKNPPFLNSPKEAPMAMPRIITSLINPKVKFQDDFMLSIIDATCWKNHALLRKLCEESNLDPDQIINDAIAADRAKQ
- a CDS encoding phage holin, giving the protein MTLDSIRAAVPASYRGTLYAVVAAVAPALIAWGVLGEEQAAAVVGVATAAVTLLFAVIHSTSSVRTAVYGVIAAVTAALAVWGYGDPAQWDTILAIVAPALGMGVAAANTPAGEDYTAAHAAE